In the Phaeobacter gallaeciensis genome, one interval contains:
- a CDS encoding helix-turn-helix transcriptional regulator, translating to MSFISLSQWITLLGDKSHCIIFLNENGDAVSFDEACAEEPLWQVMLNWRNIHLCDPHQKAKLSRLVQASLDFGEQGSTPLPPPVKLETETGRVLYIDAVPVPIQLREQLNGAHALLYIREVAHASDYFKEFLQQEYHLTPAEASVTIRLAAGASLRAASKQLNISIWTARSHLRSIFQKTNTHRQAELVALLAHADY from the coding sequence ATGAGTTTTATTTCGTTATCCCAGTGGATTACGCTTTTGGGTGACAAAAGCCACTGTATCATTTTTCTGAATGAAAATGGTGACGCCGTGTCATTTGATGAGGCTTGCGCCGAAGAGCCGCTGTGGCAAGTGATGCTGAATTGGCGGAATATCCATCTCTGTGACCCACACCAGAAAGCGAAACTCTCGCGGCTTGTTCAAGCCTCCCTGGATTTCGGTGAGCAGGGGAGTACCCCTTTGCCGCCCCCGGTCAAGCTGGAAACAGAGACGGGCCGCGTCCTTTACATTGATGCTGTGCCGGTGCCCATTCAGTTGCGCGAACAGCTAAATGGGGCGCATGCGTTGCTCTATATCCGGGAAGTCGCGCACGCCTCTGACTATTTCAAAGAGTTCCTGCAGCAGGAGTATCACCTGACGCCTGCCGAAGCCTCGGTCACAATCCGGCTTGCAGCGGGTGCAAGCCTGAGAGCAGCGTCCAAACAGCTGAATATATCGATTTGGACTGCACGCAGTCATCTACGCTCTATCTTCCAGAAAACCAACACCCACCGACAGGCAGAACTGGTGGCATTGTTAGCCCATGCCGATTACTAA
- a CDS encoding ABC transporter permease translates to MIVLESFKVALRALQANLLRSFLTMLGVIVGVASVVSMVAFAAGAQRQISEQIKTLGANVLMIEPPRNSRGAGQAGRGAVSRLTEEDAEAIAANIAQIALTAPALRGNVLAVHKNRNTWTTVNGTTSSYFAIREWPLKQGRYFSQQEQSGAGKVAVLGQLTAEQLFGDTDPIGQVIRVLSVPFEVIGVLSEKGTSGWGRAQDQVVFVPIRTAKQRLIGSSNAVHRNSVEYILAKAVSSSAVPVAEKRMTALLRQRHRIGSGAANDFLVSDPASMMAAENAVKRALGWLLSGIASVSLIVGGIGIMNIMLVSVTERTREIGLRIAIGASPGHVQLQFLMEAVLLCVFGGAIGLAIGASAAVLVGQLAGWPVFLSPLSVIGGVAVSAVVGLIFGYFPARKASKMDPVAALKFE, encoded by the coding sequence ATGATCGTGCTGGAAAGTTTCAAAGTGGCTCTGCGGGCGCTTCAGGCGAACCTGCTTCGCAGTTTCCTGACCATGCTTGGCGTCATTGTCGGTGTGGCTTCGGTTGTCTCTATGGTCGCATTTGCAGCCGGGGCGCAGCGACAGATTTCGGAGCAGATCAAAACGTTGGGCGCGAATGTTCTGATGATCGAACCGCCCAGAAACAGCCGTGGAGCGGGGCAGGCCGGCCGCGGTGCGGTCTCGCGGCTGACAGAGGAGGACGCGGAGGCCATTGCGGCCAATATTGCACAGATCGCTTTGACCGCTCCTGCGCTTCGCGGCAACGTGCTTGCGGTTCATAAAAACCGGAACACCTGGACAACGGTGAACGGTACCACCTCCAGCTATTTCGCAATTCGCGAATGGCCCTTGAAACAGGGGCGCTATTTTTCCCAGCAAGAACAATCCGGAGCGGGAAAAGTTGCGGTGCTGGGGCAATTGACGGCCGAGCAGCTTTTTGGCGACACGGACCCGATAGGGCAGGTCATTCGCGTACTGTCGGTTCCCTTTGAAGTGATTGGTGTGCTGTCAGAAAAGGGCACCTCGGGTTGGGGGCGAGCGCAGGATCAGGTTGTTTTTGTACCTATCCGCACAGCAAAGCAAAGGCTGATCGGCAGCTCCAACGCGGTTCACCGGAATTCAGTTGAGTACATTCTCGCAAAAGCGGTCTCTTCCTCTGCGGTTCCGGTGGCAGAAAAGAGAATGACGGCTCTCCTGCGGCAAAGGCACAGGATTGGTTCGGGGGCGGCCAACGACTTTCTGGTTTCGGACCCGGCCTCAATGATGGCGGCTGAAAATGCCGTCAAGAGAGCGTTAGGCTGGCTGTTGTCGGGCATTGCATCGGTATCGCTGATCGTGGGGGGGATCGGCATCATGAATATCATGCTGGTGTCTGTGACAGAGCGCACCCGCGAAATCGGCTTGAGGATCGCAATAGGTGCCAGCCCAGGGCATGTGCAGCTGCAATTTCTGATGGAGGCTGTCTTGCTCTGTGTCTTCGGTGGGGCGATTGGATTGGCGATCGGTGCATCTGCTGCAGTATTGGTGGGGCAATTGGCTGGCTGGCCGGTCTTTTTGAGCCCTCTATCCGTCATTGGCGGGGTGGCGGTTTCAGCAGTGGTCGGTTTGATATTTGGTTATTTTCCGGCACGCAAAGCATCCAAAATGGATCCGGTCGCAGCCTTGAAATTCGAGTAG
- a CDS encoding ABC transporter ATP-binding protein — protein MTTLIKAAHLGRSYSSGGTSIDALKNCSISVTAGEFVAIMGPSGSGKTTLMNLLGLLDRQDAGTLDILGRRASGLTDARRAEIRNRIFGFVFQSYNLLPRHSAVENVELPMIYASIRAGERRRRAVKALEDVGLAKRQGHYPHQLSGGEQQRVAIARALVNQPRLILADEPTGALDSQKGRQILALFQTINRAGHAVVVVTHDERVARHAQRILRMADGEIISDETVPNRLWAADAASGVLVLR, from the coding sequence GTGACCACGCTGATCAAAGCAGCGCATCTTGGGCGGAGCTATAGCAGCGGCGGAACATCTATCGATGCTTTGAAGAACTGTTCCATCTCGGTCACCGCGGGGGAATTCGTGGCCATCATGGGGCCGTCGGGATCCGGGAAAACCACTTTGATGAATCTGCTCGGTCTGCTTGACCGGCAAGACGCCGGGACGCTCGACATTCTGGGGCGCCGGGCCAGCGGTCTGACGGACGCACGCAGGGCTGAAATCAGGAACAGGATCTTTGGGTTTGTGTTTCAGTCGTACAACCTGCTGCCGCGTCATTCTGCGGTCGAGAATGTCGAACTGCCGATGATCTACGCCAGTATCCGGGCCGGGGAGCGCCGAAGGCGGGCAGTGAAGGCGCTGGAGGATGTGGGGTTGGCCAAACGGCAGGGCCATTATCCGCACCAGCTTTCTGGCGGAGAGCAGCAGCGCGTTGCCATTGCGCGGGCCCTGGTGAACCAACCGCGCCTGATCTTGGCTGATGAGCCAACGGGGGCCTTGGACAGTCAAAAGGGCCGACAGATCCTCGCCCTTTTCCAGACAATCAACCGTGCAGGTCACGCTGTTGTGGTTGTGACGCATGACGAACGGGTCGCCCGGCATGCGCAACGCATCCTGCGGATGGCAGATGGTGAGATCATCTCGGATGAAACCGTGCCAAACCGTCTTTGGGCTGCGGATGCTGCATCAGGGGTTCTGGTGCTGAGATGA